CGCTCAGGACCAGCGAGTCCGGGGCGACGTCCGTGACCACGGTGGGCGTGAAGAAGCGCCGGGGGTCGAGCGACTCGGGAGGTTCTCCTCCGGTGACGACGGTGGCTCCACGGGAGACCGCGTCGGCCAGCTGGTGCTTCACCCGCGTTACGGCGGCGCTCTCGATGAGCGGTCCGACGTCGACGCCTTCCGACAGTCCGTGTCCCAGCCGGAGGCGTGAGACCTGCGCGGTCAGGCGCGACGTGAAGTCCTCGAAGACCTCGCGCTCCACCATGACGCGGTTGGGAGCGACGCAGCTCTGCCCGGCGTTGGCGAACTTCGCAGCGATCAGCTTGTCGACCGCGAGATCGAGATCCGCATCCGCGAAGACGATGAACGGGGCCACGCCTCCGAGCTCCACGGTCACCTTCTTGAGCTGGCGGGCACCGCGCGCCATGAGCATGCGCCCCACCTCGGTCGAGCCGGTGAAGCTGATCTGGCGCACCTCAGGAGCCGTGCACAGGGCGTCGCCCACGGTCTCGGGCTCGCCGCACACGAGATTCACCACCCCCGGCGGGAAGCCTGCGTCTTCCAGGATCTCGAAGATCTTCACCGCCGAGAGCGGTGTCTGCTCGGCCGGCTTGGCCACCACGGTGTTGCCGGCCGCCAGGGCGGGGGCCAGCTTCCGGAGCAGCATGGCGTTGGGGAAGTTCCAGGGGGTGATGCAGGCGACCACTCCACGCGGCCGTCGGTGGATGGAGATGCGTTGACCCGGGCTGTCCCCGGGAACCATCTCCCCGTGGGAGCGACGGATCTCCTCGGCGTACCAGAGCAGGTACTCCGCCCCCCAGAGCACTTCGCCGGTGGCCTCGGCCATCGACTTGCCCTGCTCGAGGGTGAGCACGTGTGCGAGCTCGTCGGCGCGTTCCCTCACCAGGTCGTAGGCACGTCTGAGCGGAGCACCGCGCTCAGTGGCCGAGAGACCGCTCCAGGCGGGAAAGGCCTCGGCGGCAGCGGCGACGGCGGCAAGTGCCTCTTCGGTTCCGGCTGCAGGCACCCGGGCGAGCTCCTCGCCGGTCGCCGGGTCCTGGACGAGGAGCGTGGCTTGCCCGCGCGGGGAGACCCATCGACCACCGATGAAGATCCCGCCGCGAATCGCGGGTGCGACGTGGGTGTGATCGGTGTCGAGCAGGGGCCGCACGCTCTCGGTGCTGGTCATGACGACGCCTTCCTTGGTTCGGTACCGGTCGATGCGAGGAGGACCTCGGGGAAGCCGGGAGCGCGGAGCTCCTGACCGACCGCGTCCTCGAGCAGCTTGACGACCATGGGGGACCAGGCGCCCCCGCCGTACGCCGCGCGAGCTCGGGCGAAGGTCTGCTCGACGGTCGTCGCGAGCTCGAGCGGCACGGAGAAGTCGGCACCCATGGCGGTGGCGAAGCCGAGGTCCTTGCACGCCAGGTCCATCGTGAAGCCGATGTTGTAGCTGCCGCTCAGCACCACCTGGCTCTCGGTCTCGTGGACGAAGCTGTTGCCCGAGCTCGCCCGGATCGCTTCGAACGAGGTGGCGAGGTCGAGACCGCCGGCCTTGGCGAGCATCAGGGCCTCGCCGGCTGCGACCAGGTGGATGAAGGCCAGCATGTTGGTGATCACCTTGATGATCGAGGCGTTGCCGAGGGCACCCATGTAGAAGGTCTTGTTGCCTACCGCCGCGAAGATCGCGCTGTGGTCGGCGTAGACCGACTCGTCACCGCCGACGAGGACGGTGATCTCACCTTCGGCCGCCTTGTGGACGCCGCCCGTGACCGGCGCCTCCAGGCAGGCCACCCCGCGGGCCTGGCAGAGGAGCGCGAGACGCTGGATCTCCTCGCGCTCGTTCGTGCTCATCTCGATCCAGGTCCCGCCGTCCCTGAGCCCGGCAAGCACGCCGTCGTCTCCGGTCATGACCGCGCTGACCGCGACCGGCGACGGAAGGCAGGTGATCACCGTGTCCGTCGCCTCCGCCACGATCCGAGGGGTGCGTGCCCAGATGGCGCCTCCGGCGACCAGGTCCTCGGCGCGGCTCTGGTCAAGGTCGTTGACGACCACCTCGAAACCGGCGAGCACCAGGTTGTGTGCCAGATGGAAGCCGAGGTTGCCGAGGCCGATGAAGCCGATTCGTTTCGTCATCATGCTCTCTTCGGGGGTGAGGCGCTACAGGTCGGAGTGGTCGGTCATCTCGAGGTGGAGGCGGTCTCCCGTGTAGGGGTGCCGCGCTGCGACCTCTTCGTCGAGCTCGACGCCGAGTCCGGGACCGGTCGGAGGGATGATGAAGCCGTCGCGCCATTCGATCGGCGTCTTGAGGATCTCCGCATGGAAGCCTCCCCACATCTCGATGCTCTCCTGGATCAGGAAGTTCGGAGTGCACATGGCCACCTGGATGTTCGCGGCACCTTCGATCGGGCCGGCGTACAGGTGCGGGGCGATCTCGGCGTACTGGGTCTCCGCCGCCGCAGCGATCTTCTTGGTCTCCAGGATGCCGCCCACCCTGCCGATGGCCATCTGGAGGATCGAGGCCGCCTTGCTCTCCAGGACCCGAGCGAACTCGTACTTGGTGGACAGCCGCTCGCCCGTGGCGATGGGGATGCTGGTGGCCCGGGCGACCCGGGCCATCTCGCCGGGGTTCTCCGGGGGAGTGGGTTCCTCGAACCAGAGCGGGTCGAACTTCTCCAGCCGCCGGGCGAGCCGGATCGCGGACGACGTGGTCATCTGGCCGTGGGTGCCGATGAGGAGGTCGACTCCACCACCGACGGCCTCCCGCACCGTCCGGACGAACTCCTCGGTGTTCTGCAGCACCTCCGCGGGCAGCTGCCGTGGGTCGAACGCGGAGTAGGGCCCGACCGGGTCGAACTTGAGCGCACTGAAACCGTGGCTGACGTAGAAGCTCGCCCGCTCCGCAGCCTCGCGCGCGTCGTGGTACGCCGTGTCGTCCGCTCCGAGCTCGGGGTAGATGTAGGTGTAGGAGCGGACCTGCTCCCGGATGCGGCCGCCGAGGAGGTCATAGACCGGCCGATCGACCTCCTTGCCGATGATGTCCCAGCAGGCCGTCTCCAGTCCGCTGAGGATCGCCGTCACCGACACGTCCGGGCGCTGGGTGAAGCCCGTGGAGTAGATGCGCCTCCAGAGCCGCTCGATGTCGAAGGGGTTCGAGCCGAGGACGTACCGCTCGACGATGTCCTCCACCATCGTCACCGTGGTCGTCGGGTTGAAGGGCACGGCGTAGATCTCGCCGATGCCCTCGACCCCGCTGTCGGTCGTCAGCTTCACGAAGATCCAGAACGCTCCCCCCTTGTGGGGAGGTGGGGTGCCGACCACGAAGGTCTTGGCGTCGATGATCTTCAAGGCAGCCCGCTCCCGGTCGGCGCCTGCGGTCCCGGGGTCATGCCACGAACCCGACCGAACGCAGGGTGAAGTTGTTCAGGGCCGTGCCGGTCTTGGACTTCTCGAATCCGGCCAGCTTGGCGACGTACGCATCGGTCTGGTTGGTGAAGGCGGGAATGATGTAGCCACCCTGGTCGTATTCGATCTTCTGAGCGGCCTGCAGGAGCTCGGTGCGCTTGTCGTCGTCGGGCTGTCCCTGCGCCTCCTGGACGAGCTTGATGTAGGTGGGGTCGTTCCAGTGCGTCTCGTTCCAGGGGGAGGAGGGCAGGCTGCTCAGCGCCGCCTGACTCAAGTAGCTGCGGGAGACCCAGTAGTCGGCGGCCAGGGGCCACTTCAACCAGTTGTCGCCGTACAGAGTGCCGCCATCCACCTTGCGGATCTTCAGGTCGACGCCTGCCTCCGTGGCGTTCTGGGCCAGCACGCCCGCGCCTTCCACCATGCCCTGGAAGGACGGCGCCGTCACGAGCTCGGCCTGCAGGTCACTCCGACCGGCCTGCTTGAGCAACGACTTCGCCTGGTCGATGTCCTGCTCGCGCTGGGCCAGGTCGCTGGCGTACGCGGCGTCGTACCGTCCGTAGAGGTCGTTGCCGAGCGTCGCCTGGCCGTTGAGCGCCTGCGTGATCACGTCCTGCCTGTTGGTGAGGAGACGCATCGCCTGGCGAACGCGGACATCGTCGAAGGGGGCCGCGTCGACGCGCATCGTGAAGGCCAGCCAGGCCCCGGTCGGTGCGTTGAGGACCGCGAGCGCGGGGTTGCCCTGCACCGCGGCGATCTGGTTCTGGGGAAGGTTGGCGATGGCGTCGACCTGGCCACCGAGGAGAGCGTTCACGCGCGCCGTGTCGTCGGGGAAGTCGATGATGACGACCTCATCGACGTAGGGCTCGTTGTCGCGCCAGTAGTTGTCGTTGCGGGTGAAGACGCTCTGCTGGCCGGGGGTGAAGCTCTTGAACTTGAAGGGCCCGGTGCCGACCGGCTTCGCCGGGTCGTAGCCCACCGGGACCACGCCCATGAAGTACTGCGCGAACTGCTCCGCGAACCCGACATTGCGGACGGTGAGGGGCAGCTTGATGGTGAGGTCGTCCACCTTCTGCATCTTGGCGACGTCGAGGTAGGAGATCCCGGAGGCACCGACCTTGGGGTCCTTGGGGTCGAGGATCCGCTTGATCGTGAAGATCACGTCGTCCGCGGTGAGGGGAGCGCCGTCGTGGAAGGTGACTCCCTTGCGCAGGCGGACCGTCCACTCGTCGGCCCGGGAGTTGGGCTCGAACGACTCGGCGAGCTCGGGCTCGAGCATGAAGTCGGGGGTGAATCGCATCAGCCGGTCGTAGAGCTGCATCGCGCGGGCGGTGTCCGGGTTGAAGCCACCGCGGTGGGCGTCCAATGTGTCCTTCGCGCTGCCGCCGGAGACGCCCACGCGCAGACTGCCACCGCGCTTGATGTTGTCCGTCGATGCTGCCGCGGCCCCGGGCTTGGCGGGTGTGGTGCAGCCGGCGAGCCCACCGCCGATCCCGAGGACGACTGCCCCGGCGAAGGTGGCGCGCAACATGTCGCGACGGCTGAAGGCGGGGAACCCGGCCTCGTGGGGGGTGCGGGTGCGGGACGTTGCGGCCATGGCTACCGATCCTCGGTCTCGACGGGATGTGTGTCGGCAGCGGACTCAGGGGGAGCGCATCAGCTCGCTGTCACTGGACAAGAAACCTAAGTCGCCCTAGTGTTCTGCACAATATTATTTGCGCATATGGCAACGGAATGATGTGAAAATGGCCAGAGCGAACTCGACCGGGCTGCGGCGCGACCTCGAGCTCCTGGAGGTGCTCGCCTCTCCCGAGGCGCGCAGACGGGACGGCCTGGGCGTTGTGCGCGTGGCCGCGCTGGCAGGTCGTGAGACCACGCAGGTGTCCCGGGCGTTGGCGACGCTGTGCGACGCGGGGCTGGTCGATCGTGACGAGGAGACCCGCGCGTACCGTCTCGGATGGCGGCTCTACACCCTCGCGGCCCAGACCCTCGAGGCCCACCTCGACGCAGTGGCCAAGCCGTTCCTGCTCCAGGTGTGCGACCAGGTCCAGGAGACGACGCATCTGTGCGTGCTGCGGGGGCTGGACGTGGTCACGGTGGCGACCCAGTCGCAGCCCCACGCCTTCCGGGTGATGTGGGAGGGCATCCCGGTCGCAGCGCCCTCGACCTCGGCGGGGCGCGTGCTGATCTCGGAGTGGCCGACCGAGCAGGTGCGGGAGATCTTCACCTCCGAACGGCTCTCGGCCGGTGAGGGGCGGTGCGCCTTGACCACGACCGAGCAGCTGCTCGACGAGCTGGCAGCGATCCGTTCCCGTGGGTACGCCACGGTCGACGAGGAGTTCGACGTCGGGCTGGTGGGCTGCTCAGCACCGGTGCGCGACGCGCGCGGGCGGATCGTCGCTGCGATTAACATCGGAGCGCCGAAGGCCCGGCTCGGAAGCAGGCTGGACGCTGCCGGGATGTTGACCGCTCACTACGCGGGCAAGATGAGCGAAGTGCTGGCCCAGGACGGGTAGCCGGCTGCGCAGGCGGCGCATCCGCCCGACACGGCCGACACGGCCGGCGCGGCTCAGGCGTCGGTGCCGCCGCGCGCCCGGAGCATCCGCCGGACCGTGTCGGCCTGCTCGGTGACGCGCTGACGCACGAGCTCGGGGATCTCCGGCGGCTGCACCGCCGCCACCAGCCGGTCCAGGTACTCCTCGTCCACGCCCACCGGCGGCAGCATCGCGGCGACCAGCGACATCCCCGCCATCATGCCGCGCTCCCCGATCGCGGGCAGCACCTGGAGGAACTCCTCGGCGAAGGGACGCAGCAGCTCCTCCTGCCCGGGGCGCCAGAACGACTTGCCCACCGACGGAACCGCGCTGGCACCGACACCGACCTCGTCGAACACCCGGTCCCAGGCAGCGCGCTTCACGGCCGCGTCGGGCTGGGCCGTCCGGGCGGCCAGGGCCCGCTTCTCCGCGTCGGGGTCGGGGTCCTCGGCCAGGAGCCGCTCGGCTTCCTCGGCGTCGAACCGGTCGAGCTCGGCGAGCCGCGTCAGACGCCGCCACCGCTGGTCGGTGTCGGTGGCGAGCCGGTCCAGGGCCTCGAGCTGCTCGGGCGTCGTGGCGGTGCCGGCCAGGGTCCGGATCGCGCCGAGCCGGTGCTCCGGCTGCTCGACCAGCAGCAGGCAGGCATCGGCGACAGCGACCTGCAGCGCCTCCCGGTCGGCCTTGCTCGACCACAGGTCCGCGGCCTGCCGGGCGAGGGTGAGGACCGGCTCCACGACGCTCGGGGCGGTCTCGTGGCGCAGCACGTCCACCGCGCAGCGGACGAAGCCGGCCGCGTCGGTCTCGCCGCGCACCAGAAGGTTCCAGGCCGTGGTCGCGGCCAGGCACCGGCTCAGCGGGTCCGGGAAACCGCCGCCGCGGCCCAGCATCCGGTCCAGCGAGACCGGGTCGGGCAGCACCGACGCGAAGGTCAGGTCGCCGTCGTTCACCAGCAGCAGCGTGTCCGCGTCGATGTCGGTGAGGGTGGTGTCGCCGCGCACCTCCAGCTCGCGGACGGCGTCACGGACCAGCCGGCCGCCCTGGTCGACGTACAGCCCGACGTCGAGGCGGTGCAGCAGCGGACCCCTGCCCTGCGGCGGCTCGACCCGGATGTGCGCCTCGGTCCCGCTGCGCTCGACGACCAGACGGTCGGTGCCGGCGGTGCCGAGCCAGCTGGCCACCCACTCGTCGAGGTCGCGACCGCTCTCGTGCTCGAGCTCGAGGATCAGGTCGTGCAGCGTGGTGTTCGCCCAGGCGTGCTTGGTGAAGTAGCGCCGCAGCGCCGCCAGGAAGACCGGCTCCCCGACGAGCGCGACCAGCTGCTTGAGCGTGGAGGCGCCCTTGGGGTAGGTGATCGCGTCGAACGAGGCGGCTACGGCCTCCACGTCGACGATCGGCTGCCGGATCGGGTGGGTCGTCGGCGCCAGGTCGGCGGCGTACGCGAGCTGCTTGTCGCTGGCCAGCTGCCCGGCCCACGCGTCGGTGAACTCGGTGCAGCGTACGGCGGCCCAGTGGGACGCCCACTCCGCGAACGACTCGTTGAGCCACAGGTCGTCCCACCACTGCATGGTCACCATGTCGCCGAACCACATGTGCGCCATCTCGTGCAGCAGCACCAGGGCCCGCAGCTCGCGGTCGGCGTAGGAGGGCGTGCGACGGAACAGCACCGCGTCGCTCCAGGTCACGCAACCGAAGTTCTCCATCGCGCCACCGAGGTCGGGCACGAACACCTGGTCGTAGCGTCGCTGCGGGAACTCCAGGCCGAACTGCTCGCCGAAGAACGCCAGACCGCTGCTCGTGACGTCGAAGTACTCCTCGGCGTCCCGCTCCAGCAGCGGGACCAGCGACTGCCGGCAGAACAGCCCCAGGTCGTGGTCGCCGCGCTCGCTGCGGATCTCGTGGAAGGGCCCCGCGTTCACCACGATGTTGTACGTCGACAGGGCCGGCGTGTCCGCGAACGCCCACCGGCGGGTCGCGCCGGACCCGGTGACCTCGGCGGCCCCGCTGTTGCTCGTGGCCGTCCAGGCTTCGGGGACCACGGCCTCGATGCCGAACACGGCCTTGAGGTCGGGCTGGTCGAAGCAGGCGAACACCCGCCGCGCGTCGTCGGGCTCGAACGTGGTCCACACGTAGACCTCCCCGTCGGCCGGGTCAACGGTGCGGTGCACCCCCTGGGCCTGGGCGGTGTTGGTCTGCACCGACCGGACGACCAGCTCGTTCTGCTCCGCCAGGTCGGAGAGCGGGATCCTGCCGCCCGGGAGCTGCCCGGTCGGCAGTGCCCGGCCGTTCAGCGTCGCCTCCTCGACCTCCGCGAGGCAGTCCACGAAGGTGTCGGCGCCGGCCTCGTTGCAGCGGAAGCTGATGCGCGAGGTGGCTCGCATCGCCTCACCCTCGAGAAGGCCGGTGAAGTCGAGCTCGAGGTCGTAGCGGACCACTTCGACGAGCTCGGCGCGGGCCTGCGCCTCGACCTGGCTGATGCTGCGGGGTGCGTTCATTCGCGGGAGGCTATCCCACGGCGCTGGAGCCGCCGGCGGGAGGCGGCACGCCGGGTTTCGTCCACAACAGCGCTGCGCCAGCGGTCGTCCCCCGCTCGAAAACCTGATCGGCGCAGCGACCCCTCCGGCTCCTAGCGTGGAGCCATGACCTCGTTGCTGGACTCGCCGCACCGGCCGGGTGGCACCGCTTCAGCCGGCGGACGTAGGCCGGCCGGCGTACTGGCTTGGACAGGGTGGCCGATCTTTCCCCGCGCCGTTGCTCGTCCAGCCCGGGCAGGAGGAACGTGAGAGCGACGGCGGCGTCACCGAGGCGCTGCCCCGATGGGAGGGGGTGGGCCGTGTACGCACGTACCATCACAATCGATGCCCGACCCGAGTCCGTGGAGGCAGGGATCACGCACACCCGCGAGGTGGCGCTCCCCGCCGTGACCAGCATCCCCGGCTGTCTCGGCATGTCCATGGTGGCCGACCGCGAGGGCGGCCGCTGCATCGCCACGTCGGCCTGGGAGTCCGAGGAGGCGATGCACGCCGCCGACACCCCGGCCCAGTCCATCCGGGAACGGGCCGCCGAGGTCTTCGGCGCCACCCCGGTGGTCGAGGAGTGGGAGATGGCGGTCATGCACCGCAGCCGCCCCGCCCCCGAGGGAGCCTGGGTGCGCTCCACCTGGGTCACCGGTGACCCGGCGGACCTGGAGCGGAGCATCGACGTCTACCGGCACACGACGGTGCCGACGGCCGAGGGGTTCGAGGGCTTCTGCAGCGCGAGCCTGATGGTCAACCGGGCCACCGGCCGCGCCATCTCCACGGTCACCTACGAAAGCCGGGAGGCCCTGGAGCGCACCCGGCAGTCGGCCGGCGACCTGCGGTCCGCGACGGTCGCTGAGTCCGGAGCCACGGTGCAGGACGTCCGCGAGTTCGAGCTGGTCCTCGCGCACCTCCACGTCCCCGAGATGGCCTGAGCGCCCCGGCCGGGCCCGTCCGGAAGGGTCCGGCAGGGGGGGCCAAAGGTCCTATCTGGAGGGCCGCGCCCGGGCGTACCTTCCGGGGAGGCAACCCCTTCCTGGAGGTCCGGATGACCACTGAAGCATCACCGTCCACCACGCCGACCATGCCGACGGCGCGCACATCGCCCGAGGCGCCGGAGCTCAGCCCGGCGACCCGGACCCAGCTCTACGAGACCATGGTGCTGAGTCGCACCTACGAGGAGGCGATTCTCCGCGAGTACCACGCCGACAAGGGCCCCGGCTTCGACATCGGCAAGGGGCTGGTCCCCGGCGAGATGCACCTCTCCGCGGGTCAGGAGCCGGTGGCCGCCGGCGTGTGCGCGCACCTGAGTGCCGACGACGCCGTCACCGCCACCCACCGTCCGCACCACCTCGCGATCGCGCACGGGGTCGACCTGCGCAAGATGACCGCGGAGATCTTCGGCCGTGAGGGCGGCCTGGGTCGCGGCCGGGGCGGGCACATGCACCTGTTCGACCCCGCGACGCACTTCTCCTGCTCCGGCATCATCGCCGAGGGCTACCCGCCGGCGCTCGGCCAGGCCTTCGCCTTCCGGCGGCGGGGCACCGACCGGATCGCGGTCGCGGTCACCGGAGAGGGCGCCGCCAACCAGGGCGGCTTCCACGAGTCGCTCAACCTGGCCGCCCGCTGGTCGCTGCCGGTCGTCTTCGTCGTCGAGGACAACGACTGGGGCATCTCGGTGCCGCGCGACGTGGCCACCGCGATCGGCTCCAACGCCGACCGGGCCTCCGCCTACGGGATCCCGGGCGAGCGGATCGAGGACAACGACGTGGAGGCGGTGCACGCCGCCGCCGGCCGCGCGGTGGCCCGGGCCCGCGCCGGGGAGGGCCCCTCGTTGATCGAGGTGCACACCCTGCGCCTGTGGGGTCACTTCGAGGGCGACGCCCAGGGGTACCGCAGCGACCTCGACGAGGTCCCGGGCCGCGACCCGATCCCGGCCTACGAGGCGCGGCTGCGCGAGGCCGGCCTCCTCGACGACGCCCGGATCGCCGAGATCAAGGACGACGCGAGCTCGCGCGTCGAGGACGCGATCCAGTTCGCCAAGTCCAGTCCGATCCCCGACCCGACCACCGCCACCGACTACGTCTTCGCCTGAGAGGAGCCCACGATGACGATCACAGAAGCACCCCAGGCGACCCGCCGGCTGACCACCTCCAAGGCGATGGTCGAGGCGATCGCGCAGGAGATGGAGCGCGACGAGTCGGTGTTCTACCTCGGTGAGGACGTCGGAGCCTACGGCGGCATCTTCAGCTCGACCACCGGGCTGCTCGAGCGTTTCGGCCCCGAACGGATCATCGACACCCCGATCTCCGAGACCGCGTTCATCGGGCTCGGGATCGGCGCCGCGGTGGAGGGCATGCGCCCGATCGTGGAGGTGATGTTCGCCGACTTCATGGGCGTCTGCCTCGACCAGATCTACAACCACATGGCCAAGATCCACTTCGAGTCCGGCGGCAACGTGAAGGTGCCGATGGTGCTGACGATGGCGACTGGCGGCGGCTACTCCGACGGCGCCCAGCACTCGCAGTGCCTGTGGGGCACGCTCGCACACCTGCCCGGGATGAAGGTCGTGGTGCCGAGCTCGCCGGCCGACGCCAAAGGCCTGATGACCGCCGCGATCCGCGACGACAACCCGGTCGTCTACATGTTCCACAAGGGCGTGATGGGGCTCCCGTGGATGGCGAAGAACCCGCGCAGCATCGAGGAGGTGCCCGACGGGGAGCACCTCGTCCCGATCGGCAAGGCGAGGATCGCCCGCGAGGGCAGCGACGT
The DNA window shown above is from Nocardioides mesophilus and carries:
- a CDS encoding alpha-ketoacid dehydrogenase subunit beta, with the protein product MTITEAPQATRRLTTSKAMVEAIAQEMERDESVFYLGEDVGAYGGIFSSTTGLLERFGPERIIDTPISETAFIGLGIGAAVEGMRPIVEVMFADFMGVCLDQIYNHMAKIHFESGGNVKVPMVLTMATGGGYSDGAQHSQCLWGTLAHLPGMKVVVPSSPADAKGLMTAAIRDDNPVVYMFHKGVMGLPWMAKNPRSIEEVPDGEHLVPIGKARIAREGSDVTVVTLSLSVHHALDVAEKLAPQGIDVEVIDLRSLVPLDREAILTSVGKTGRLVVVDEDYLSYGVSAEVIATITDQDPGMLVVPPRRIAVPDVPIPYAHDLEYAVLPRHDRIEAAIRATAG
- a CDS encoding mandelate racemase/muconate lactonizing enzyme family protein; translation: MKIIDAKTFVVGTPPPHKGGAFWIFVKLTTDSGVEGIGEIYAVPFNPTTTVTMVEDIVERYVLGSNPFDIERLWRRIYSTGFTQRPDVSVTAILSGLETACWDIIGKEVDRPVYDLLGGRIREQVRSYTYIYPELGADDTAYHDAREAAERASFYVSHGFSALKFDPVGPYSAFDPRQLPAEVLQNTEEFVRTVREAVGGGVDLLIGTHGQMTTSSAIRLARRLEKFDPLWFEEPTPPENPGEMARVARATSIPIATGERLSTKYEFARVLESKAASILQMAIGRVGGILETKKIAAAAETQYAEIAPHLYAGPIEGAANIQVAMCTPNFLIQESIEMWGGFHAEILKTPIEWRDGFIIPPTGPGLGVELDEEVAARHPYTGDRLHLEMTDHSDL
- a CDS encoding antibiotic biosynthesis monooxygenase, producing the protein MYARTITIDARPESVEAGITHTREVALPAVTSIPGCLGMSMVADREGGRCIATSAWESEEAMHAADTPAQSIRERAAEVFGATPVVEEWEMAVMHRSRPAPEGAWVRSTWVTGDPADLERSIDVYRHTTVPTAEGFEGFCSASLMVNRATGRAISTVTYESREALERTRQSAGDLRSATVAESGATVQDVREFELVLAHLHVPEMA
- a CDS encoding ABC transporter substrate-binding protein, with product MAATSRTRTPHEAGFPAFSRRDMLRATFAGAVVLGIGGGLAGCTTPAKPGAAAASTDNIKRGGSLRVGVSGGSAKDTLDAHRGGFNPDTARAMQLYDRLMRFTPDFMLEPELAESFEPNSRADEWTVRLRKGVTFHDGAPLTADDVIFTIKRILDPKDPKVGASGISYLDVAKMQKVDDLTIKLPLTVRNVGFAEQFAQYFMGVVPVGYDPAKPVGTGPFKFKSFTPGQQSVFTRNDNYWRDNEPYVDEVVIIDFPDDTARVNALLGGQVDAIANLPQNQIAAVQGNPALAVLNAPTGAWLAFTMRVDAAPFDDVRVRQAMRLLTNRQDVITQALNGQATLGNDLYGRYDAAYASDLAQREQDIDQAKSLLKQAGRSDLQAELVTAPSFQGMVEGAGVLAQNATEAGVDLKIRKVDGGTLYGDNWLKWPLAADYWVSRSYLSQAALSSLPSSPWNETHWNDPTYIKLVQEAQGQPDDDKRTELLQAAQKIEYDQGGYIIPAFTNQTDAYVAKLAGFEKSKTGTALNNFTLRSVGFVA
- a CDS encoding NAD-dependent succinate-semialdehyde dehydrogenase; amino-acid sequence: MTSTESVRPLLDTDHTHVAPAIRGGIFIGGRWVSPRGQATLLVQDPATGEELARVPAAGTEEALAAVAAAAEAFPAWSGLSATERGAPLRRAYDLVRERADELAHVLTLEQGKSMAEATGEVLWGAEYLLWYAEEIRRSHGEMVPGDSPGQRISIHRRPRGVVACITPWNFPNAMLLRKLAPALAAGNTVVAKPAEQTPLSAVKIFEILEDAGFPPGVVNLVCGEPETVGDALCTAPEVRQISFTGSTEVGRMLMARGARQLKKVTVELGGVAPFIVFADADLDLAVDKLIAAKFANAGQSCVAPNRVMVEREVFEDFTSRLTAQVSRLRLGHGLSEGVDVGPLIESAAVTRVKHQLADAVSRGATVVTGGEPPESLDPRRFFTPTVVTDVAPDSLVLSEETFGPLLPLAVFTDESEVLAAANGTDDGLGAYVFTRDLGRAHRVAEGLDYGMVAVNDASFGYVQAPFGGVRDSGDGREGGREGLLEYQETQYLNINF
- the pepN gene encoding aminopeptidase N, producing MNAPRSISQVEAQARAELVEVVRYDLELDFTGLLEGEAMRATSRISFRCNEAGADTFVDCLAEVEEATLNGRALPTGQLPGGRIPLSDLAEQNELVVRSVQTNTAQAQGVHRTVDPADGEVYVWTTFEPDDARRVFACFDQPDLKAVFGIEAVVPEAWTATSNSGAAEVTGSGATRRWAFADTPALSTYNIVVNAGPFHEIRSERGDHDLGLFCRQSLVPLLERDAEEYFDVTSSGLAFFGEQFGLEFPQRRYDQVFVPDLGGAMENFGCVTWSDAVLFRRTPSYADRELRALVLLHEMAHMWFGDMVTMQWWDDLWLNESFAEWASHWAAVRCTEFTDAWAGQLASDKQLAYAADLAPTTHPIRQPIVDVEAVAASFDAITYPKGASTLKQLVALVGEPVFLAALRRYFTKHAWANTTLHDLILELEHESGRDLDEWVASWLGTAGTDRLVVERSGTEAHIRVEPPQGRGPLLHRLDVGLYVDQGGRLVRDAVRELEVRGDTTLTDIDADTLLLVNDGDLTFASVLPDPVSLDRMLGRGGGFPDPLSRCLAATTAWNLLVRGETDAAGFVRCAVDVLRHETAPSVVEPVLTLARQAADLWSSKADREALQVAVADACLLLVEQPEHRLGAIRTLAGTATTPEQLEALDRLATDTDQRWRRLTRLAELDRFDAEEAERLLAEDPDPDAEKRALAARTAQPDAAVKRAAWDRVFDEVGVGASAVPSVGKSFWRPGQEELLRPFAEEFLQVLPAIGERGMMAGMSLVAAMLPPVGVDEEYLDRLVAAVQPPEIPELVRQRVTEQADTVRRMLRARGGTDA
- a CDS encoding thiamine pyrophosphate-dependent dehydrogenase E1 component subunit alpha, which encodes MTTEASPSTTPTMPTARTSPEAPELSPATRTQLYETMVLSRTYEEAILREYHADKGPGFDIGKGLVPGEMHLSAGQEPVAAGVCAHLSADDAVTATHRPHHLAIAHGVDLRKMTAEIFGREGGLGRGRGGHMHLFDPATHFSCSGIIAEGYPPALGQAFAFRRRGTDRIAVAVTGEGAANQGGFHESLNLAARWSLPVVFVVEDNDWGISVPRDVATAIGSNADRASAYGIPGERIEDNDVEAVHAAAGRAVARARAGEGPSLIEVHTLRLWGHFEGDAQGYRSDLDEVPGRDPIPAYEARLREAGLLDDARIAEIKDDASSRVEDAIQFAKSSPIPDPTTATDYVFA
- a CDS encoding IclR family transcriptional regulator — its product is MARANSTGLRRDLELLEVLASPEARRRDGLGVVRVAALAGRETTQVSRALATLCDAGLVDRDEETRAYRLGWRLYTLAAQTLEAHLDAVAKPFLLQVCDQVQETTHLCVLRGLDVVTVATQSQPHAFRVMWEGIPVAAPSTSAGRVLISEWPTEQVREIFTSERLSAGEGRCALTTTEQLLDELAAIRSRGYATVDEEFDVGLVGCSAPVRDARGRIVAAINIGAPKARLGSRLDAAGMLTAHYAGKMSEVLAQDG
- a CDS encoding NAD(P)-dependent oxidoreductase; protein product: MTKRIGFIGLGNLGFHLAHNLVLAGFEVVVNDLDQSRAEDLVAGGAIWARTPRIVAEATDTVITCLPSPVAVSAVMTGDDGVLAGLRDGGTWIEMSTNEREEIQRLALLCQARGVACLEAPVTGGVHKAAEGEITVLVGGDESVYADHSAIFAAVGNKTFYMGALGNASIIKVITNMLAFIHLVAAGEALMLAKAGGLDLATSFEAIRASSGNSFVHETESQVVLSGSYNIGFTMDLACKDLGFATAMGADFSVPLELATTVEQTFARARAAYGGGAWSPMVVKLLEDAVGQELRAPGFPEVLLASTGTEPRKASS